Proteins encoded together in one Triticum dicoccoides isolate Atlit2015 ecotype Zavitan chromosome 7B, WEW_v2.0, whole genome shotgun sequence window:
- the LOC119335822 gene encoding uncharacterized protein LOC119335822 gives MECARREDGRRGEARSRSSSCARASRLLAPLRRPLATRRRGRPQAATVAPPRALPEAPATPRRRPPQPRLASPCEQTASPPAAKATVLELTGADRMRLISEVFAVLADISCSIVDARAWSHRGRLACLVYLRDEDVAAAGVERIEARLAPLLRGDSEASGHQNFCSQGPLFHPPSPRSEREILRFRLPSEEPPPERNDGAWMSMWKVRTCTRR, from the coding sequence ATGGAGTGCGCTCGCCGGGAGGATGGACGGCGCGGAGAGGCGCGTTCGCGTTCGAGCTCCTGTGCGCGCGCCTCGCGCCTCCTTGCACCGCTCCGGCGGCCACTCGCCACCCGCCGTCGCGGGCGACCACAAGCAGCAACCGTCGCACCTCCCCGCGCGCTACCCGAGGCCCCAgccacgccgcgccgccgtcctCCGCAACCCCGTCTCGCCTCTCCGTGCGAACAAACGGCGTCGCCGCCGGCGGCCAAGGCCACCGTGCTTGAGCTGACGGGCGCCGACCGCATGAGGCTCATCTCCGAGGTGTTCGCCGTGCTGGCCGACATCAGCTGCAGCATCGTCGATGCCAGGGCGTGGTCGCATCGCGGCCGCCTCGCCTGCCTCGTCTACCTGCGGGACGAGGATGTGGCCGCTGCCGGTGTGGAGCGCATCGAGGCCCGCCTCGCCCCCCTCCTCCGCGGAGACTCGGAAGCCAGCGGTCACCAAAACTTCTGCTCTCAAGGCCCCCTTTTCCATCCGCCGTCACCGCGCTCCGAGCGTGAAATCCTCCGCTTCAGGCTGCCGTCAGAGGAGCCGCCTCCGGAGAGGAACGACGGGGCTTGGATGAGCATGTGGAAGGTGCGGACCTGCACGAGGCGCTGA